A genomic stretch from Nocardia farcinica includes:
- a CDS encoding glycosyltransferase family 4 protein produces the protein MSDRALRVAIDARYWRATIQTGVERYIHLLTDALAATGEKVEIAVVLTAEHADRYPRAQRAGIRVLTVPDRREHHLHRQIEHFDADLVHYPFALPAALPRPAVFTLHDAGRYLFPDQMVRAVRDVQNPRLHTLLAGEDLRAVITVSHAARADIVGALGDLGKPLEVVPNYVATDFAHQLRTADPALAPSEPFLFGVGVYMPSKNIPRLVRAFRLARAAAPDQVPARLLLAGRRGWERGLPMRDPEITILGHIGDAELAALYRAATAFVFPTLFEGFGIPAQEALVAGTPLLCSDLPVLREVTGGLAARYTDPHDEEILAKNIIAVCDAEPADHDAVTAHLSNYTAESVGRRLIEVYRQAAAAS, from the coding sequence GTGTCTGACCGAGCACTGCGCGTGGCGATCGACGCCCGCTACTGGCGCGCCACCATCCAGACCGGTGTCGAACGCTACATCCACCTGCTCACCGACGCCCTCGCCGCGACCGGTGAGAAGGTCGAGATCGCCGTCGTGCTCACCGCCGAGCATGCCGACCGATACCCGCGTGCCCAGCGCGCGGGTATCCGCGTTCTCACCGTGCCGGACCGGCGCGAACACCACCTGCACCGCCAGATCGAGCACTTCGACGCCGACCTCGTGCACTACCCGTTCGCGCTGCCCGCCGCCCTGCCGCGGCCCGCGGTGTTCACCCTGCACGACGCCGGCCGCTACCTGTTCCCCGACCAGATGGTCCGCGCAGTCCGCGACGTACAGAACCCGCGCCTGCACACCCTGCTGGCCGGTGAGGACCTGCGCGCGGTCATCACCGTCTCCCACGCGGCCCGCGCCGATATCGTCGGCGCCCTCGGCGATCTCGGCAAACCCCTTGAGGTCGTACCGAACTACGTGGCCACCGACTTCGCGCACCAACTGCGCACCGCCGACCCGGCCCTGGCCCCGTCCGAGCCCTTCCTGTTCGGCGTCGGCGTGTACATGCCGTCGAAGAACATCCCCCGCCTCGTCCGCGCCTTCCGGCTCGCCCGAGCAGCCGCCCCCGACCAGGTACCGGCCCGGCTGCTGCTGGCCGGGCGCCGCGGCTGGGAACGGGGCCTGCCGATGCGCGACCCCGAGATCACGATCCTCGGCCACATCGGCGACGCCGAGCTCGCCGCCCTGTACCGGGCCGCGACCGCGTTCGTGTTCCCCACCCTGTTCGAGGGCTTCGGCATCCCCGCCCAGGAAGCCCTCGTCGCCGGAACACCGCTGCTGTGCTCGGACCTGCCCGTCCTCCGCGAAGTCACCGGCGGCCTGGCCGCCCGCTACACCGACCCGCACGACGAGGAGATCCTGGCCAAGAACATCATCGCCGTCTGCGACGCAGAACCCGCTGACCACGACGCGGTCACCGCGCACCTGAGCAACTACACCGCGGAATCGGTCGGCCGCCGTCTGATCGAGGTCTACCGGCAGGCCGCCGCAGCGAGCTGA